From a single Terriglobia bacterium genomic region:
- a CDS encoding homoserine dehydrogenase: MTPRSQAHKQPRAAAASRPVGLGIIGVGTVGTGTIKVLQEHRAEIERRLGCRLQLKMICSRSIHKKDFSWIRNRPALTTDWKEVVHNPAVDIVVELVGNLPTARAIAFAAVNARKHLVTANKQLVAEHGIELVGRSLEKGVKLGIEACVAGGTPILHAVRSGLAGESFAAVYGILNGTTNYILTEMEQRGVSFSEALADAQKLGYAEPDPTFDVEGFDARYKIAILTMVCFGQAVPVDEIPVEGITRIEQVDFAYAHRLNRTIRLIAAARRQNGRSLEISVRPMMIPQSSQLANVWGSTNGILLLGNKGGATTLTGRGAGGGPTGVAVLSDVVEIARVIATGGVGSTPLGYSEWHREKIGPPAGELVSSYLRLVVRDRPGILARVCAALGRHRINIDSVLQEPAMPKKHLPFVMTLEPTTEVRVRAAVREIARLPFLVQPPLLLPFIDLP, from the coding sequence ATGACACCAAGATCACAGGCGCACAAGCAGCCTCGCGCAGCAGCAGCATCGAGGCCCGTCGGGCTTGGAATCATCGGCGTCGGGACCGTGGGCACCGGGACCATCAAAGTTTTGCAGGAACACCGTGCGGAGATCGAGCGCCGGCTTGGTTGCAGGCTCCAGTTGAAGATGATCTGCTCACGCAGCATCCACAAAAAGGACTTCTCCTGGATCAGGAACAGGCCCGCCCTCACTACTGACTGGAAGGAAGTGGTCCACAACCCGGCAGTGGACATTGTAGTGGAGCTGGTGGGGAATCTTCCTACTGCCCGGGCCATCGCCTTTGCCGCGGTGAACGCCCGCAAGCATCTGGTGACCGCCAACAAACAACTGGTGGCCGAGCATGGCATCGAGCTGGTGGGCCGCAGCCTGGAGAAGGGCGTCAAGCTGGGCATCGAGGCCTGTGTGGCGGGCGGAACTCCCATTCTTCACGCGGTTCGTTCTGGCCTGGCCGGCGAAAGCTTTGCCGCCGTCTACGGCATCCTTAACGGAACCACCAACTACATCCTGACGGAGATGGAGCAGCGCGGCGTCTCCTTCTCCGAGGCGCTGGCGGACGCGCAAAAACTCGGCTATGCCGAGCCCGATCCCACCTTCGACGTGGAAGGTTTTGACGCCCGATATAAAATTGCCATTCTTACCATGGTCTGCTTTGGCCAGGCGGTCCCGGTGGACGAGATTCCCGTGGAAGGCATCACGCGGATCGAGCAGGTGGATTTTGCTTATGCTCACCGGCTGAATCGCACCATCCGGCTGATTGCCGCTGCCCGCCGGCAGAACGGCCGCAGCCTGGAGATCAGCGTGCGGCCCATGATGATTCCCCAGTCGTCCCAGCTTGCCAACGTCTGGGGAAGCACCAACGGCATTCTCCTGCTCGGCAACAAGGGAGGCGCCACCACGCTGACCGGCCGTGGCGCGGGAGGCGGGCCCACCGGTGTCGCCGTTCTTTCCGACGTCGTGGAAATTGCGCGGGTGATTGCGACCGGAGGCGTCGGAAGCACGCCGCTCGGCTATTCAGAATGGCACCGGGAAAAAATCGGTCCGCCCGCTGGCGAGCTCGTCAGTTCCTATCTGCGGCTGGTGGTGCGCGACCGCCCCGGCATCCTGGCGCGCGTGTGCGCCGCGCTCGGACGCCATCGAATCAATATTGATTCCGTCCTCCAGGAACCCGCCATGCCCAAGAAACATCTGCCCTTTGTGATGACGCTTGAGCCTACAACAGAAGTCAGGGTGCGCGCCGCTGTCCGCGAAATTGCGCGGCTTCCGTTCCTGGTGCAGCCTCCCCTTCTGCTGCCCTTCATCGATCTTCCGTAG
- a CDS encoding beta-galactosidase: MESSRRKFLQSSLAAPVALALGSPGVGWPGAMLLPPPQIPFQNPEIIRYDSHCFTLNGRDTFLHSGAFHYPRCPQSLWRDRLLKFKRAGFNTVESYIFWNYHEPEEGHADFSELESYIQLVKQMGLWLIARIGPYVCAEWDAGGFPHWVIARQFPLRSDNPESVKASEHWYSLVLPIIVKNQITAGGPIILMQVENEYNFWTGVSDSEKRAYIDALAQMAWTGGIDVPLITCWTQQSRENSYPDMARIADFCNFYPRWKITDEVLPALARLKAEEPSSPAGVTELQGGWFSKFGGKLSIDQEGVGPEQLNTLTKTVIEQGATFYCYYMGFGGTNFEWAAKDLTTTYDYAAPIREPGGLWGKYYEARGISLALGLFGEQLARADIEPGAADSTNPAVSAIERTNGKSGFLFVRENANAEQQFTLTFMDPASPSHRTIAAPRQGQLSIGAREMKMLPVYLPIGETTLRYSTSEVLAYGLNLDTWYLVLYDDPGRVAEISVATEEEPHVEGDTAYIYWDREYESVVFGVRFDPDEKTLIVNRNLVVVLVPRQRALRTWSADFPIKDFAGAEGDKPVSIPFISDAALMVASGSQRSRVWVDLEFRPGKHELTALLPPVPAKCQVDGSETEVRYTREVRAARITFSTPELPSQPVSIRQVQTWIEKFSGPDAGQWLASPLRPLEELGRVPYGYVKYRSGPFTYSSQSKMFISTFADDAKKVFLNGKLVPEASNNKKQVEIDLAKYAKQGSNTLDISYELFGSPNFGQNIGELKGVQSVKMGADAQTAAPVGNWQVQRFPAPAQGRGKIDPAQAPGGWSAPVAIGAGGGKELLPLFTWCSAEFDLQQPPEEWFAPWKLTFEAERDALLYLNGRFVGRYMTIGPQKDFYLPEPFFASQAGQKNVLTVVLAYAGQPGHIRTLRVAPYDEFATRRTRIEFGW, encoded by the coding sequence ATGGAGTCCAGCCGTCGCAAGTTCCTGCAATCGAGTCTGGCGGCGCCGGTGGCGCTGGCGCTGGGCAGTCCCGGCGTTGGATGGCCGGGCGCCATGCTGCTTCCTCCCCCGCAGATCCCTTTCCAGAACCCCGAAATCATCCGTTACGATTCGCATTGCTTCACCCTCAACGGTCGGGACACATTTCTCCATAGCGGTGCGTTCCATTACCCTCGTTGTCCTCAATCCCTGTGGCGGGACCGCCTGCTGAAGTTCAAGCGCGCCGGGTTCAACACCGTCGAGAGTTACATCTTCTGGAATTACCACGAGCCGGAAGAAGGCCACGCCGATTTCAGCGAGCTCGAGAGCTATATCCAACTGGTCAAGCAAATGGGCCTCTGGCTGATCGCGCGCATCGGTCCATACGTCTGCGCGGAATGGGATGCGGGCGGCTTTCCCCACTGGGTGATTGCCAGGCAGTTTCCGTTGCGCAGCGATAATCCCGAAAGCGTCAAAGCGTCCGAGCACTGGTACAGCCTGGTGCTTCCCATCATCGTCAAAAATCAGATCACCGCCGGCGGGCCCATCATCCTGATGCAGGTGGAAAACGAGTACAACTTCTGGACAGGAGTTTCCGACTCGGAGAAACGCGCCTACATTGACGCGCTGGCGCAGATGGCATGGACCGGCGGAATCGACGTTCCGCTCATCACCTGCTGGACGCAGCAGTCCCGCGAAAATTCCTATCCGGACATGGCGCGGATTGCCGACTTCTGCAATTTCTATCCGCGCTGGAAGATCACGGACGAAGTCCTGCCCGCGCTTGCCAGATTGAAAGCCGAGGAGCCGTCCTCGCCCGCCGGTGTTACGGAATTGCAGGGCGGATGGTTCAGCAAGTTTGGCGGAAAGCTTTCGATTGACCAGGAAGGCGTAGGCCCGGAACAGCTCAATACGCTCACCAAAACCGTGATCGAGCAGGGCGCGACTTTCTATTGCTATTACATGGGATTCGGCGGCACCAACTTCGAGTGGGCCGCTAAAGACCTGACCACCACGTACGATTACGCCGCGCCCATCCGCGAGCCCGGCGGACTGTGGGGCAAATATTATGAAGCCCGGGGCATCAGCCTGGCGTTGGGATTGTTTGGCGAGCAACTCGCCCGCGCGGACATCGAGCCCGGAGCAGCCGACTCGACAAACCCGGCGGTCAGCGCCATCGAACGCACGAATGGCAAGAGCGGGTTTCTCTTCGTCCGGGAAAACGCCAACGCCGAGCAGCAATTCACTTTGACGTTTATGGACCCGGCAAGTCCCTCGCACCGCACCATAGCGGCGCCGCGCCAGGGGCAGTTGAGCATTGGCGCGCGTGAAATGAAGATGCTGCCTGTCTATCTGCCGATTGGCGAAACTACGCTTCGCTACTCGACCTCAGAGGTGCTGGCCTACGGACTGAATCTGGACACATGGTATCTGGTGCTCTATGACGACCCAGGGCGAGTGGCTGAAATTTCGGTGGCCACCGAAGAGGAGCCACACGTCGAGGGCGACACCGCTTACATCTACTGGGACCGCGAGTACGAATCCGTGGTGTTCGGCGTTCGCTTCGACCCGGACGAAAAAACGCTGATTGTAAATCGAAACCTGGTCGTGGTCCTCGTGCCCCGCCAGCGAGCGCTGCGGACGTGGAGCGCGGATTTCCCCATCAAGGATTTCGCGGGCGCGGAGGGCGACAAGCCCGTTTCCATCCCGTTTATCTCAGACGCCGCTCTCATGGTGGCGAGCGGCTCGCAGCGGAGCCGTGTGTGGGTGGACCTGGAGTTCCGCCCTGGCAAGCACGAACTGACTGCCCTGCTCCCTCCCGTGCCGGCCAAATGCCAGGTTGACGGCAGCGAAACAGAGGTCCGCTATACTCGCGAGGTACGGGCCGCGCGCATCACCTTTTCCACGCCCGAACTCCCCAGCCAGCCGGTTTCCATCAGGCAAGTCCAGACATGGATTGAAAAGTTCTCGGGTCCCGATGCCGGCCAGTGGCTCGCATCGCCTCTGCGGCCGCTTGAAGAACTCGGCCGCGTTCCTTACGGCTACGTCAAGTATCGTTCAGGACCTTTCACCTACAGCAGCCAGAGCAAAATGTTCATTTCTACTTTCGCCGATGATGCGAAGAAAGTGTTCCTGAACGGCAAGCTGGTCCCCGAAGCCTCAAACAACAAAAAGCAGGTTGAGATCGACCTTGCGAAATACGCGAAACAGGGAAGCAATACGCTGGACATTTCGTACGAGCTTTTCGGCTCGCCCAATTTCGGCCAAAACATCGGCGAACTGAAGGGCGTCCAGTCGGTGAAAATGGGCGCGGACGCGCAAACCGCTGCGCCGGTTGGCAACTGGCAGGTCCAGCGCTTCCCGGCCCCCGCCCAGGGCCGGGGCAAAATTGATCCGGCTCAGGCCCCTGGAGGATGGAGCGCGCCCGTAGCGATCGGCGCCGGCGGAGGCAAGGAGCTTCTGCCGCTTTTCACCTGGTGCAGCGCGGAGTTCGATCTCCAGCAGCCTCCCGAAGAATGGTTCGCTCCCTGGAAGCTCACCTTTGAGGCTGAACGCGATGCCCTGCTCTATCTGAACGGCCGGTTCGTGGGCCGCTATATGACCATCGGCCCCCAGAAAGATTTTTACCTTCCTGAACCCTTTTTCGCCAGCCAAGCAGGCCAGAAGAACGTCCTCACGGTTGTCCTGGCCTACGCCGGCCAGCCCGGGCACATCCGCACGCTTCGCGTGGCACCCTACGACGAATTTGCAACTCGCCGGACCCGAATTGAATTTGGATGGTAG
- a CDS encoding mandelate racemase/muconate lactonizing enzyme family protein — protein MKITAVEPLVLGAAWRNLIFIKVKTDEGLVGIGECTLHNREEGILGYLPGAVRRHVIGSDPFNTEDLWLRMYRNEFWRNGAIAATVMSGIEVACWDIVGKACGQPVWKILGGQCHEKVKAYANAWYTVERKPEEFARRVKVVLDKGYKALKVDPFGPGGLEISRAEKVKSVELVAAIREAVGPDVEIFVEMHGRFSAATAIEIARMLEPYHPGWIEEPCPPEDIPSLVKVAEHVNLPVATGERYYTRYGFREVLESNAPDILQPDVIHAGGLMEMKKIAAMGDVRSMVMAPHNSNGPVCTAASIHFDFCTTNIKIQECFDDFSETWVVDAVPGTPRPKDGYFYPPQKPGLGVELNEDLIKEHPYKEGFFNMWEQNWHMRQYTS, from the coding sequence ATGAAGATCACAGCCGTTGAACCGCTGGTGCTGGGAGCCGCCTGGCGAAACCTGATTTTTATCAAGGTCAAGACCGACGAGGGCCTGGTCGGAATTGGCGAATGTACGCTCCATAATCGCGAAGAAGGAATTCTGGGATACCTGCCGGGAGCCGTCCGCCGGCACGTGATCGGCTCCGATCCGTTCAACACTGAGGACCTTTGGCTGCGCATGTACCGGAACGAGTTCTGGCGCAACGGCGCCATTGCCGCCACGGTAATGAGCGGCATCGAGGTCGCCTGCTGGGACATCGTGGGCAAAGCCTGCGGTCAGCCCGTGTGGAAAATTCTGGGCGGCCAGTGCCATGAAAAGGTGAAGGCCTACGCCAACGCCTGGTACACGGTGGAGCGCAAGCCGGAAGAATTTGCCAGACGGGTGAAGGTGGTGCTCGATAAGGGCTACAAAGCTCTCAAGGTAGACCCGTTCGGGCCGGGCGGGCTTGAGATATCACGAGCCGAAAAAGTGAAGTCCGTCGAACTGGTGGCCGCCATTCGCGAAGCCGTCGGGCCCGACGTTGAGATTTTTGTTGAAATGCACGGCCGCTTCAGCGCCGCCACCGCCATCGAGATCGCGCGCATGCTGGAGCCTTACCACCCCGGCTGGATTGAAGAACCCTGCCCACCGGAAGATATTCCATCGCTCGTCAAGGTGGCCGAGCATGTCAATCTGCCGGTCGCCACCGGCGAACGCTACTACACGCGCTACGGGTTCCGCGAAGTCCTTGAATCGAACGCGCCCGACATCCTGCAGCCCGACGTTATCCATGCGGGTGGCCTGATGGAGATGAAGAAGATTGCCGCCATGGGCGATGTTCGCTCCATGGTGATGGCGCCCCACAATTCCAACGGCCCGGTTTGCACTGCCGCCAGCATCCACTTCGATTTCTGCACCACCAACATCAAAATCCAGGAGTGCTTTGACGATTTCTCGGAGACCTGGGTGGTGGATGCCGTCCCCGGAACGCCGCGGCCCAAAGATGGTTATTTCTATCCGCCGCAGAAGCCGGGCCTTGGCGTGGAACTGAACGAGGACCTCATCAAAGAGCACCCCTACAAAGAGGGCTTCTTCAACATGTGGGAACAGAACTGGCACATGCGCCAGTACACCAGTTGA
- a CDS encoding urea transporter, with the protein MAMRLSSTGLVADGNTPTESLLSFLDSVLRGVGQVMLQNNSYAGLFFLAGIFYNSRLFGLAVVVGTAVSTASAMLLEVEPSKVREGLFGFNGALVAVALTYFLQTDALTWAYVVFAAIAAAVLTAAMSGLLETWSVPVLTAPFVLTALCFLLACAHFGRLHSTHVLPTAGLPTTAIVEGVVSASTVVEGLFKGVAQVFFQNSVVTGVLFLAGLLVSSRRMFLAALLGSLTGLFVAWGMGAAEPAIRSGAFGFNCVLTAIAMVSLGFELNKGASAFYILLATIASAIVFAATSTALKPLGMPALTLPFVLAVWIFLLAGRQFPGLLREMPNRVPTDEFQVGGYAKSSSQLSAQPSGQLPRR; encoded by the coding sequence ATGGCAATGAGACTGTCATCCACGGGCCTTGTGGCCGATGGCAATACGCCAACAGAAAGCCTGCTGAGCTTTCTGGATTCGGTATTGCGAGGCGTCGGCCAGGTCATGCTGCAGAACAACAGCTACGCGGGATTATTTTTCCTGGCCGGCATCTTTTATAACTCAAGATTGTTCGGTCTCGCGGTCGTCGTGGGGACCGCCGTTAGCACTGCTTCTGCAATGCTGCTCGAAGTCGAGCCCTCGAAAGTGCGCGAGGGATTGTTCGGTTTCAACGGCGCCCTGGTTGCAGTTGCGCTTACCTATTTTCTTCAGACAGACGCCCTGACCTGGGCTTATGTGGTCTTTGCCGCGATTGCCGCAGCGGTCCTTACGGCCGCCATGTCGGGACTGCTGGAGACGTGGAGTGTCCCCGTGCTTACTGCCCCATTCGTGCTGACGGCGCTGTGTTTTCTACTGGCCTGTGCGCATTTTGGGCGGCTGCATTCAACGCATGTTCTACCCACTGCTGGACTGCCCACAACCGCCATCGTGGAGGGCGTCGTGAGCGCGTCGACTGTTGTGGAAGGTCTTTTCAAGGGCGTTGCACAGGTCTTTTTCCAAAACAGCGTGGTCACCGGCGTGCTTTTCCTTGCCGGCCTGCTGGTCAGTTCACGGCGGATGTTCCTTGCCGCATTGCTGGGTTCCTTGACCGGCTTGTTTGTCGCCTGGGGCATGGGCGCCGCGGAACCCGCAATTCGCTCCGGGGCTTTTGGCTTCAACTGCGTGCTAACGGCGATCGCTATGGTTAGCCTCGGGTTCGAACTGAATAAGGGAGCCTCCGCGTTTTATATACTGCTCGCAACTATTGCGTCAGCCATCGTGTTCGCAGCCACATCGACCGCGCTCAAGCCGCTCGGTATGCCAGCGCTGACGCTTCCATTCGTGCTTGCCGTATGGATCTTCCTGTTAGCCGGCCGTCAGTTTCCAGGGCTTTTACGTGAAATGCCCAATCGCGTCCCTACCGATGAATTTCAAGTCGGTGGTTACGCCAAATCCTCCTCCCAGCTTTCCGCCCAACCGAGTGGCCAGCTTCCACGGCGATAA